A genomic window from Paenibacillus sp. FSL K6-0276 includes:
- a CDS encoding N-acetylmuramoyl-L-alanine amidase, with the protein MKKVLIDAGHGGKDPGAVANGLKEKDIVLSAALEIKKRLEANYDGVQVLLSRSTDVFLELKERTNLANKAGADILVSIHGNAGGGSGGFETFRYTKASAASAALQNVLHMAIMDTLNKVAVGVINRGQKADNLHMVRESKMPAVLTENLFLDVATDAAKLKKDVVIQAIIDGHVIGIAKYFGLKKKEATSVNKDVKVTVNVNGKKVADGVLDNGTTFTPARAVAEALGAIVVYDAATNTVNITK; encoded by the coding sequence ATGAAGAAGGTTTTGATCGATGCAGGACATGGTGGCAAAGACCCGGGCGCTGTCGCAAACGGTTTAAAAGAGAAAGACATCGTACTGTCAGCGGCTTTAGAGATTAAAAAGAGACTTGAGGCAAATTATGATGGAGTTCAGGTATTGCTATCCCGTAGCACAGATGTGTTTCTGGAATTAAAGGAGCGCACAAATCTAGCCAACAAAGCAGGCGCTGATATCCTGGTTTCAATCCATGGTAACGCTGGTGGTGGCTCTGGCGGTTTTGAAACGTTTAGATATACAAAAGCCTCAGCCGCATCGGCAGCACTGCAAAACGTCCTGCACATGGCGATTATGGACACACTCAATAAGGTTGCTGTTGGCGTAATTAATCGGGGGCAGAAGGCAGATAACCTGCACATGGTACGAGAGAGTAAAATGCCAGCAGTACTCACGGAGAATTTGTTTTTGGATGTGGCAACCGATGCTGCCAAACTTAAAAAAGATGTGGTTATCCAAGCAATAATTGATGGCCATGTGATCGGGATTGCAAAGTATTTTGGTCTGAAGAAGAAGGAGGCGACATCGGTGAATAAAGATGTAAAAGTGACAGTCAACGTAAACGGCAAAAAGGTAGCTGACGGAGTGCTAGATAACGGCACTACTTTTACGCCTGCGCGTGCTGTAGCAGAGGCTCTAGGGGCTATAGTTGTATATGACGCAGCAACAAATACAGTTAACATCACAAAGTAA
- a CDS encoding phage holin family protein produces MEWNAVMKFINPELMVVVVACWIIGYGLKQTPKVPDWSIVYIVTLIAILFSVLMLGFVITSFIQGILCGAVAVYGNQLVKQAKKSGEE; encoded by the coding sequence ATGGAATGGAATGCAGTTATGAAGTTTATTAATCCTGAATTAATGGTTGTTGTCGTAGCTTGTTGGATCATCGGTTATGGACTAAAACAAACGCCGAAAGTACCAGACTGGAGTATTGTATATATCGTTACGCTGATCGCCATCCTATTTTCTGTATTGATGCTAGGGTTTGTGATCACAAGCTTTATTCAAGGCATCCTATGTGGTGCTGTGGCTGTATATGGTAACCAACTGGTCAAGCAAGCAAAGAAAAGTGGTGAAGAATAA
- a CDS encoding BhlA/UviB family holin-like peptide, giving the protein MGGGAIVTEMDVLKYFLTQGPFAVLFVWLLIYVMRANKEREGRLQDLLEKFSEKYDVIIIELREMKDRFPHKN; this is encoded by the coding sequence ATGGGGGGAGGGGCAATCGTGACAGAAATGGATGTACTTAAATATTTTTTAACACAAGGTCCGTTCGCGGTGTTATTTGTTTGGCTACTAATCTACGTAATGCGTGCGAATAAAGAGAGGGAAGGGCGACTGCAGGATCTACTAGAGAAGTTTTCGGAGAAGTATGATGTCATCATCATAGAGCTTCGTGAAATGAAAGATCGGTTTCCCCATAAAAACTAA
- a CDS encoding XkdX family protein, producing the protein MDWFATIKRYYDAGRYTTAQVQIFVTAKKITAEQAIEITTSAA; encoded by the coding sequence ATGGATTGGTTTGCAACTATTAAAAGATATTATGATGCTGGACGATATACGACAGCGCAAGTACAGATTTTTGTTACGGCTAAAAAAATCACAGCCGAACAGGCTATAGAGATTACAACCAGCGCCGCATAG
- a CDS encoding XkdW family protein: MNIASAIMHIYPNANPMGDFIVQDNGAEPILRAGVDGRFRYEIRPLEEDETEYIEGVHYRYVVDFNRLVEGVDYDIVERGQFIASWNLDEPQPTEAELQIAWEAYQEAEANKPPKLTEVEQLQEDNAALMLELAQTQAKQEQAEQDQASLLLSLVEGGVL, from the coding sequence ATGAATATTGCGTCAGCAATTATGCACATCTATCCAAACGCCAATCCAATGGGTGATTTTATTGTCCAAGACAACGGCGCTGAGCCAATTTTACGCGCAGGCGTGGACGGACGTTTTCGCTACGAGATTCGTCCACTTGAAGAAGACGAGACCGAATATATAGAAGGTGTACACTATCGTTATGTAGTGGACTTTAATCGACTAGTAGAGGGCGTTGACTACGATATTGTAGAGCGTGGGCAGTTTATCGCATCGTGGAATTTGGATGAGCCACAGCCGACAGAAGCAGAGTTACAAATAGCATGGGAAGCCTACCAGGAAGCCGAAGCCAATAAGCCGCCTAAACTAACGGAAGTCGAGCAACTACAAGAGGACAACGCTGCCCTGATGCTGGAGCTGGCGCAGACACAGGCGAAGCAGGAGCAGGCTGAGCAGGACCAAGCTTCCTTACTCCTAAGTCTAGTGGAAGGAGGTGTGTTGTAG